The following coding sequences are from one Paenibacillus stellifer window:
- a CDS encoding restriction endonuclease-like protein gives MDSLPTGSLNQTVELLRVDTELFTLYLQGRPYHPTVETLQLHRSSNQEWVNAQLGLTCSDKVGEAQIKVFSPNVMGLVDWQPGESTFPCFYETQSYELVIQKKNVSGILSYYHENILLRQAIKPLGDSIIAGVLNFGNEVGLTEWEIRNEGQTLLRVEMEIFPSKMDYKQDYQNILNEVNEQIYNLAFDFLRRTYQMTGLRETQYQSLTEFFTILQHIFSQLLDAVGRIQNNPHHTLLQDRRLVDANRVKKAGRENARELARHPERLREDMTYGFLTIGDRKYTATHLLETRRNLSYDTNENRFIRWMLERILGKLKELKARWHEKNRTQDPLLVKRIENMIVQLERLLKVDFLREVGLLKQMSVTLVLQMAPGYREVYRCYLMLLKGLSIQSDLFRLSMKDVAQLYEYWCFLKLNQLLGRKYKLVKQDIIKVNRNGIFVTLDRSRSAQMVYENPTNGEQFILYYNAIPSSEQTPTLSQRPDNVLTLKKKDAGSVKEYKYVFDAKYRLNSAYEGTPYHKAYGQPGPEEEDINTMHRYRDAIVYQEKGSGEYERSMFGAYVLFPYPDEERFKSHRFYKSIELLNIGALPFLPNSTSLVEQFLNEIIQDSPEKAFERSTGSRGTKEYYANKLTGKNVLVGSVRGPEQVETALRHSFYHVPLKNLDVKILTQIEYVAMCQSRKKFNDTAKTGIHWVGKIVDWKVLRRKEIREIPPRPGTGERLFVRFTVEKWMSRETPIALGGQSIYTLLFTSKYILDRALEIAELRLDTEEDIREWREKRRKGRVKVKLDHEQYVDLGRVVEVQYTEME, from the coding sequence ATGGATTCACTTCCTACTGGCTCTCTTAATCAGACGGTTGAATTGCTCCGTGTAGACACGGAGCTTTTTACACTCTATCTTCAAGGACGCCCCTACCATCCGACAGTGGAGACATTGCAGCTTCATCGGTCTTCTAATCAGGAATGGGTGAATGCGCAGCTTGGTCTCACATGTTCTGATAAAGTCGGCGAAGCTCAGATTAAAGTTTTTTCCCCTAACGTAATGGGATTGGTAGATTGGCAGCCAGGAGAATCTACGTTTCCTTGTTTCTACGAAACTCAATCGTATGAGTTGGTCATCCAAAAGAAAAATGTATCGGGCATTCTTTCATACTATCATGAAAATATACTTCTCCGGCAAGCCATCAAGCCTTTAGGCGATTCCATTATTGCGGGTGTTTTGAATTTTGGAAATGAGGTCGGTCTGACCGAATGGGAGATTCGTAACGAGGGGCAGACCTTGCTGCGGGTCGAGATGGAGATTTTCCCTTCTAAGATGGATTACAAGCAGGATTACCAGAATATTTTGAATGAAGTGAATGAGCAGATCTATAACCTGGCGTTTGATTTCTTACGTAGAACCTACCAAATGACAGGGCTGCGGGAGACACAATATCAGAGCTTGACAGAGTTTTTTACCATTCTACAGCACATATTTAGTCAGCTACTGGATGCAGTGGGGCGGATTCAAAACAACCCCCATCACACGCTTCTTCAGGACCGCCGTTTGGTTGATGCCAATCGGGTGAAGAAAGCGGGAAGGGAGAATGCAAGAGAGCTGGCAAGACATCCCGAGCGATTAAGAGAAGACATGACCTATGGATTTTTGACGATTGGGGACCGAAAATACACAGCTACTCATTTACTGGAGACGCGAAGGAATCTCTCCTATGATACAAATGAGAACCGGTTCATTCGCTGGATGCTGGAACGAATACTTGGGAAGCTCAAGGAGTTGAAGGCTCGTTGGCATGAGAAAAACCGCACACAAGACCCGCTGCTGGTAAAGCGGATAGAGAATATGATTGTTCAATTGGAGCGGTTATTGAAAGTGGATTTTTTGCGAGAGGTCGGGTTATTGAAACAGATGTCCGTTACGCTTGTTCTGCAAATGGCGCCAGGATATCGAGAAGTGTATCGCTGTTATTTGATGCTTTTGAAAGGCTTATCTATCCAAAGTGACTTGTTCCGATTGTCCATGAAAGATGTGGCTCAACTCTATGAGTATTGGTGCTTCTTAAAGCTTAATCAATTGCTTGGACGGAAGTATAAGTTGGTGAAGCAGGATATTATCAAGGTTAATCGCAATGGTATATTCGTGACCTTGGATCGATCGCGGAGTGCTCAGATGGTCTATGAGAATCCGACAAACGGAGAACAGTTTATTTTGTACTATAATGCAATTCCTAGCTCTGAACAGACTCCCACTCTAAGCCAGCGTCCGGATAATGTCCTGACACTGAAGAAGAAGGATGCAGGTAGTGTCAAAGAGTACAAGTATGTGTTCGATGCGAAATATCGTCTGAATTCAGCGTATGAGGGAACTCCCTATCACAAAGCATATGGACAACCCGGACCTGAAGAGGAAGATATTAATACAATGCACAGGTATCGCGACGCTATTGTCTATCAGGAGAAAGGCTCGGGAGAATATGAGCGAAGCATGTTTGGTGCCTATGTCTTATTTCCTTATCCAGACGAAGAGCGGTTTAAGAGCCACCGATTCTATAAAAGCATCGAGCTTTTGAATATAGGAGCTTTGCCGTTCTTGCCTAATTCTACAAGCTTGGTGGAGCAATTCTTAAATGAAATCATCCAAGATAGTCCGGAAAAAGCATTTGAACGCTCTACAGGTTCACGTGGGACGAAGGAATACTACGCGAACAAGCTCACAGGTAAAAATGTATTAGTGGGGTCTGTGCGAGGACCTGAGCAAGTCGAGACCGCATTAAGACACTCATTCTATCACGTTCCCTTAAAGAACCTTGATGTCAAGATCCTAACCCAAATCGAATATGTAGCCATGTGCCAATCCAGAAAGAAATTTAATGATACCGCTAAAACAGGAATCCACTGGGTAGGCAAGATTGTAGATTGGAAGGTGCTACGGCGTAAGGAAATCAGGGAGATTCCTCCTCGTCCCGGGACAGGTGAAAGGCTGTTTGTGCGATTCACGGTTGAGAAATGGATGAGCCGAGAGACTCCCATTGCGCTTGGAGGACAGAGCATTTACACGCTTCTGTTCACGAGTAAGTATATCCTCGATCGTGCTCTGGAAATCGCTGAGCTTCGCCTAGATACGGAAGAAGACATTCGTGAATGGCGTGAGAAGCGCAGAAAGGGTAGAGTAAAAGTTAAACTCGACCATGAACAATATGTAGATTTGGGTAGGGTTGTGGAGGTTCAGTATACTGAAATGGAGTAG
- a CDS encoding DUF2201 family putative metallopeptidase translates to MTAGYEVYLGANPDILTPAIKARNWFISSYPLMGAMAADFRIIEDPVLCNRLSISVAAVDAEAKEIFMDPAAGLDEQECRFVLAHEFLHVGLRHHACAEGRDPYLWNVACDYVINQWLIEMGLFRGSEDFMIRR, encoded by the coding sequence GTGACGGCGGGCTATGAAGTGTATCTGGGGGCTAATCCGGACATTCTAACGCCGGCCATCAAAGCCCGCAACTGGTTCATCAGCAGCTATCCGCTGATGGGAGCGATGGCGGCCGATTTCCGCATCATTGAGGACCCTGTGCTGTGCAACCGGCTCTCGATTTCGGTTGCCGCTGTCGACGCAGAGGCCAAAGAAATCTTCATGGACCCGGCAGCCGGCCTCGACGAGCAGGAATGCCGGTTCGTGCTTGCTCATGAATTTCTGCATGTGGGCTTAAGGCATCATGCCTGCGCCGAGGGACGCGACCCGTACCTGTGGAATGTCGCCTGCGATTATGTGATCAATCAATGGCTGATAGAAATGGGGCTTTTCCGAGGATCGGAGGACTTCATGATCCGGAGATGA
- a CDS encoding MrcB family domain-containing protein has protein sequence MPLPESLTQIFKRKQKSYKMVLILSLIQELRASNQERVSFDRVKELFLRYFIAEQERGNRVDKPPGRELWMEATPSQLKDIVNSPVNALSHILFVNSEDNSIGFHNQIQQQLGEEELFQLEQMANKELQEYNAALQHFSLQGHLEKILAEYTFAKRETFAGHPLGTQFRQTLPSELKTLPFLDEQYKIQGSVGQGNWATIPWLAILDKRITETTQRGEYVVYLFAEDMSAVYLTLAQGVTIPVQEKGRKEAYVYLRNKTKEIRELVPLANMNKDEDIHLMSSGLGQDYQVSTVAYIKYERGNVPDDERLIEDLQNVMENYRLYVESLSSSDEETNEVRGEALLSEIEPLQDEQLAGVLQQIQFFIIQKGFFFPEHLIENFYLSLKTKPFVILAGISGTGKTRLVKLFAEALGSTVENGQFTLIPVRPDWSDPSDLLGYKDLTGRFKPGPLTEVLAEARKPENQHKSYFVCLDEMNLARVEHYFCDLLSVLETQDWHEGKIRTQGLISSTMLDMPNDQAKYGNLSIPENVFLIGTVNMDETTYPFSKKVLDRANTLEFNYINLEQYPDSNESLNLSETFDLSEMNHLLLRSDYLQLVDAYDANKELIIRTTERLVKINVLLEDIHAHVGFRVRDAICFYMIYNDRFNLMSEEEAFDWQLLQKILPRIQGSHASVRRVLLNLIKGALGNGSGISVNIQDLMEDTSPLYTRWNAGQTPPMAKHPQSARKLAFMLRRLEEDGFTSYWLS, from the coding sequence ATGCCACTACCGGAATCACTTACTCAAATTTTTAAGAGAAAGCAAAAATCCTATAAGATGGTTCTGATCCTATCCTTAATTCAAGAGCTGAGAGCATCCAATCAGGAGAGGGTTTCATTCGATAGAGTTAAAGAGCTTTTCCTTAGATACTTTATTGCCGAACAAGAAAGAGGAAATCGGGTGGATAAGCCACCAGGGCGGGAGTTATGGATGGAGGCAACCCCAAGCCAGCTTAAAGATATCGTAAACAGCCCAGTTAATGCGCTCTCGCATATTTTGTTTGTGAATTCGGAGGATAATTCAATAGGTTTTCACAACCAGATTCAACAACAGCTAGGAGAAGAAGAGCTCTTTCAGTTGGAACAAATGGCGAACAAAGAACTACAGGAATACAATGCTGCATTGCAGCACTTTTCCCTACAAGGTCATCTGGAGAAGATACTGGCGGAGTACACCTTTGCTAAAAGAGAAACCTTCGCTGGTCACCCGTTAGGAACCCAATTTAGGCAGACACTCCCTTCTGAGCTCAAAACGCTGCCATTCTTAGATGAGCAGTATAAAATTCAGGGTTCTGTTGGGCAGGGGAATTGGGCGACAATACCTTGGCTCGCCATATTGGATAAACGAATCACAGAAACGACTCAACGCGGAGAGTACGTCGTATATTTATTTGCAGAGGATATGAGTGCCGTTTACCTAACACTTGCTCAGGGAGTGACTATTCCTGTACAAGAGAAGGGGCGTAAAGAGGCATATGTATATCTGCGCAATAAAACGAAAGAAATTCGAGAACTTGTTCCGCTTGCTAATATGAATAAAGATGAAGACATTCATCTGATGAGTAGTGGTTTGGGACAGGATTATCAGGTGTCCACTGTTGCTTATATCAAGTACGAAAGAGGTAACGTGCCGGATGATGAGCGGCTCATTGAAGATCTACAGAACGTAATGGAAAACTACCGTCTGTATGTGGAAAGTCTCTCATCTTCAGATGAGGAAACAAATGAAGTGAGGGGTGAAGCATTGTTAAGTGAAATAGAACCACTACAGGATGAACAACTAGCTGGTGTTCTTCAACAGATCCAATTCTTCATCATCCAAAAAGGCTTCTTCTTCCCTGAGCATCTCATCGAGAACTTCTACCTCTCTCTAAAAACGAAGCCCTTCGTTATCTTGGCAGGGATATCGGGTACGGGAAAGACCCGTTTGGTTAAGCTATTCGCGGAAGCACTCGGATCGACGGTGGAGAATGGTCAGTTTACCTTAATTCCAGTCCGTCCGGATTGGAGTGACCCTTCTGATCTGCTCGGATACAAGGACCTTACAGGCAGGTTCAAGCCAGGCCCATTAACTGAGGTGCTAGCGGAAGCAAGAAAGCCAGAGAATCAGCATAAGTCTTATTTTGTTTGCCTAGATGAAATGAACTTGGCTCGAGTGGAGCATTATTTTTGCGATTTGTTAAGTGTATTGGAGACGCAAGATTGGCATGAGGGTAAGATTCGGACTCAAGGTTTAATCTCCTCCACCATGCTGGATATGCCTAATGATCAGGCGAAGTACGGTAATCTTTCAATACCAGAGAATGTCTTCTTGATCGGAACGGTGAACATGGACGAAACGACGTACCCTTTTAGCAAAAAAGTACTGGACCGAGCCAATACATTAGAATTTAACTATATCAATCTTGAACAGTATCCGGATTCCAATGAATCTTTGAACCTTAGTGAGACTTTCGATCTTTCTGAAATGAACCATTTGCTTCTGCGCTCGGATTATTTGCAACTGGTTGACGCTTATGATGCTAATAAAGAGCTCATCATTCGCACAACGGAAAGATTAGTTAAGATCAATGTTTTACTCGAGGACATCCATGCTCATGTGGGCTTTCGGGTGCGCGACGCGATTTGCTTCTACATGATCTATAACGATCGGTTCAACCTCATGAGTGAAGAAGAAGCCTTTGATTGGCAACTGCTCCAAAAGATTCTACCGCGAATCCAAGGGAGTCATGCCTCGGTCCGTCGAGTTTTGCTAAACCTAATTAAAGGTGCTCTTGGTAACGGAAGCGGCATTTCGGTCAATATTCAAGACCTCATGGAGGATACATCACCGTTGTACACGAGATGGAACGCAGGTCAGACTCCACCCATGGCCAAGCATCCTCAAAGTGCACGGAAATTGGCTTTTATGCTGAGGAGGCTCGAAGAAGATGGATTCACTTCCTACTGGCTCTCTTAA
- a CDS encoding RtcB family protein: protein MAYQNIDGVRVWGNPDSGALAQARTCAETGNVVQTLLMADHHKGYSQPIGGVVVYDGQISPSGVGYDIACGNKAVRTSLTAEDIKPGLAKIMDKIARKISFGVGRVNKEKVDHDLFDDPDWAVYQAIGKQEHDKLKALAQSQLGTVGSGNHFVDLFEEAGTGRLWIANHFGSRGFGHKTASGFINLAAGREFLANAPGEKMDQPPVLLDLSSELGDLYYRAMRLAGRYAYAGRDYVIQQVLAILGMEADLEVHNHHNYAWKEIHNGKEVVVVRKGATPSAPGQVGFIGGSMGDISVIVKGKDSIENKESYYSTVHGAGRIMSRTQAAGKMNWKTRTRSGGQISTAQMMNAVRNFGVELRGAGTDESPFVYRKLQEVLDAHAETIEVMHVLKPIGVCMAGADEFDPYKD, encoded by the coding sequence ATGGCTTATCAAAATATAGATGGCGTGCGTGTCTGGGGCAATCCTGACAGCGGTGCGCTTGCTCAAGCGAGAACCTGTGCAGAAACCGGCAATGTGGTTCAAACACTGCTGATGGCGGATCATCATAAAGGGTACAGTCAGCCGATCGGCGGGGTTGTCGTGTATGACGGGCAAATCTCGCCTTCCGGCGTTGGCTATGATATTGCATGCGGAAATAAAGCAGTGAGAACCAGTCTGACTGCCGAAGACATAAAGCCAGGATTGGCGAAGATTATGGATAAGATTGCCCGTAAAATCTCCTTCGGGGTGGGACGGGTCAATAAGGAGAAGGTCGATCATGACCTCTTCGATGATCCGGATTGGGCCGTTTACCAAGCGATCGGCAAGCAGGAGCATGACAAGCTGAAAGCACTGGCGCAAAGCCAGCTCGGCACGGTCGGCAGCGGCAATCACTTCGTTGACCTGTTTGAAGAAGCGGGAACCGGCCGTTTGTGGATCGCGAATCATTTTGGAAGCCGGGGCTTCGGGCATAAGACGGCAAGCGGATTTATCAATCTGGCTGCCGGCAGAGAGTTCCTCGCGAACGCCCCCGGTGAGAAAATGGACCAGCCGCCTGTACTGCTTGATCTGAGCAGTGAGCTTGGCGACCTGTATTACAGAGCGATGAGGCTGGCCGGACGTTATGCGTATGCCGGAAGGGATTACGTGATTCAGCAAGTATTAGCCATTCTGGGAATGGAAGCGGACCTTGAAGTGCATAACCATCATAACTATGCATGGAAGGAGATACACAACGGGAAAGAAGTCGTTGTCGTTCGTAAAGGGGCGACCCCATCCGCGCCCGGTCAAGTTGGTTTTATCGGCGGCAGTATGGGGGATATTTCCGTTATCGTTAAAGGGAAGGACAGTATAGAGAACAAGGAGTCTTACTACAGCACCGTTCATGGAGCGGGACGAATCATGAGCCGAACCCAGGCGGCAGGCAAAATGAATTGGAAAACCCGCACCCGCAGCGGCGGCCAAATCAGCACCGCACAAATGATGAATGCCGTTCGGAATTTCGGTGTTGAGCTGCGCGGCGCAGGGACGGACGAGAGTCCTTTTGTATACCGGAAGCTTCAGGAAGTGCTGGATGCACATGCGGAAACGATTGAGGTCATGCATGTGCTGAAGCCGATTGGTGTATGCATGGCTGGAGCGGATGAGTTCGATCCGTATAAGGATTAG
- a CDS encoding nucleoside triphosphate pyrophosphohydrolase: MPTYNKLVRDKIPEIIRGSGRDCAFTTLDQESYVVELRKKLREETEEYFQTMNDSDALEELADMLELLYALAEVHKGSPEKLEEVRAKKAEERGGFTEAVFLIEVGE; encoded by the coding sequence ATGCCCACTTATAACAAACTCGTCCGCGATAAAATTCCTGAGATCATACGAGGTTCCGGTAGAGATTGTGCTTTTACTACTTTAGATCAAGAATCCTATGTTGTTGAACTTAGAAAGAAGCTCCGAGAAGAGACAGAGGAGTATTTTCAAACCATGAACGACTCGGATGCACTTGAAGAATTAGCGGATATGCTTGAACTTCTTTATGCTCTTGCTGAAGTACATAAGGGTTCGCCAGAGAAACTGGAAGAAGTTCGTGCCAAGAAAGCAGAAGAGCGCGGAGGGTTCACGGAAGCTGTCTTCCTTATAGAAGTTGGAGAATAA